ggagagggggggtgatgatagaggagagggggggtgatgatagaggagagggaggtgatgatagaggagaggggaggtgatgatagaggagagggaggtgatgctagaggagaggggaggtgatgatagaagagagggggggtgatgatagagcagagaggggggtggtgatagaggagacagggtggtgatagaggagagggaggtgatgatagaggagaggggggtgacaTTTAGTCTGTCCTCTATGACGTATTTGCTCATTCCCtccccttctcaccccccccccccctctctccctccccctgtagcCACACCCGTTTGCGTACCTACGACACCTATGTGGGGATTGGCTGGCTGATTGCTGGCATGGACCAGGGCCTTCTGGGCATGTGTGTTGGGGAGAGACGCATCATCACCATGCCCCCTTCGCTAGGATACGGATCAAACGGAGATGGTAAGTGGGTGCTGCTGGGTAATAGAGTTCTTTCTGAGTGTTTTCCCAGTACAGGCCTCTCTAATACTGTTGGACCAGAGATGGCATCATCAGTGTGAagctctctgtcttcatctctgtctctgtctctgactgtctctgtctctgtcttgctctctctctctctctctctctctctctctctctcactctctctcactctctctctcctgtctctctcctgtctttctctctctctctctctctctctctctctctctctctcgccctctctctcaccctctctctcattctctctttctttctcctcctctccctctcatccctccatccccacccctctttccctctctaggTAGTGATATCCCAGGCCAGGCCTCCCTGGTGTTTGATGTAGTCCTCTTGGACCTCCATAACCCTAAAGACGGCATCACTATAACCAACCAGGACATACCTCAACCCTGCCTCAGGAAGAGTATATCTGGGGACTTTATCCGATACCACTATAACGGATCACTACTGGACGGGACCTTCTTTGACTCCAGGTTAggaagagtgagagtgagagtgagagtgagagtgagagtgagagtgtgtgtgtgtgtgtgtgtgtgtgtgtgtgtgtgtgtgtgtgtgtgtgtgtgtgtgtgtgtgtgtgtgtgtgtgtgtgtgtgtgtgtgtgtgtgacttcatAAATATTATGTAAACACTGCTCCTCTATTTCCTTGTGGTCCTGCTGCATTGTGTTTATCCTTCATATGTAATTATTATTTTGTCCTCAAGGTGGCAGTATAACCTTACAAACTAAAATAGACTGAACTTAGTTTCTCGTAAGATTTACTGAATGGATCCAAACAGTACAAGAAAAATGGATGTAGATAAGATGTAGAATTTCGAATCTAGATATTAAGGAAATGTTGAATTTTGAATCTAGATATTAAGGAAATGTTGAATTTAGAATCTAGATATTAAGGAAATGTCGAATTTAGAATCTAGATATTGAGGAAATGTTGAATTTAGAATCTAGATATTGAGGAAATGTTGAATTTAGAATCTAGATATTGAGGAAATGTTGAATTTAGAATCTAGATATTGAGGAAACGTAGAATTTAGAATCTAGATATTGAGGAAATGTTGAATTTAGAATCTAGATATTGAGGAAATGTTGAATTTAGAgcttctgggggggggggggggggaaatgttTTAATATGTTACTGATTGTACTGCGTCTCGTTCTGTACATGTGATTATTGTCCTCTGTTGTTGAATACCACAGTTACTCTCGTAACCGTACCTATGACACGTACGTGGGTAAGGGCTCTTTGATTGGTGGGATGGACGAGGGCCTGATCGGAGTCTGCATCGGAGAGAGAAGACGCATCACCATCCCACCTCACCTCGGATACGGAGAGGAGGGTACAGGTACGTAGAAAACAGTGTTTGtgcgggagtgtgtgtgtttaggttttCACTGTACCGTTGTTGATGGAACGTAGATTTCATCGTCTATTTCCTCTTATTTACTGACCTCTGCcaatctccctcccctccccctcccctcccctcccctccccctcccctcccctcccctctcctctcctcccctccccactcctctcctcccctccccctccccctcccctcccctctcctctccctctcctctccctctcctcccctctcctctccactcctcccctcccctcccctccccactcctccccactcctctcctccccccctccccctcccctcccctcccctctcctctcctctccctctcctctcctcccctccccctcccctcccctcccctctcctctcctctcctctcctctcctctcctctccactcctcccctcccctcccctccccactcctccccactcctctcctccccctcccctcccctccccctcccctcccctctcctctcctctcctctcctcctctccctcctcccctcccctcccctctcctctcctctcctctcctcccctcccctcccctctctccctccaggtactAAGATCCCAGGTTCTGCTGTCTTGGTGTTTGATATCCATATCATAGACTTCCACAACCCATCAGACACAGTGGTGATCACTACCAACTATAAACCAGAGGTGTGTGAGACGCTGGCTAAGAAAggagactttgttaaataccacTACAACGCATCACTCATGGATGGATCCTTCATCGACTCCACGTGAGTAGAatgatgaagacacacacacacacacacatacacacacataaacacacacacataaacacacacacacataaacacacacacataaacacacacacacacacacacacacacacacacacacacacacatacacatacacacacatacacacacacacacacacacacacacacataaacacacacacacacataaacacacacacacacacatacacatacacctacacacacacatacacacacacacaaatacacatacacacacacacatacacatacacatacacacacacacacacacatacatatacacacgtacgcacacacacacacactcgtctaacaatctctctctctccaggtataACTATGGGAAGACATATAACATTGTGCTGGGAGCCAACCAGGTGGTTCCTGGGATGGAGGAAGGGCTGAAGGAGATGTGTGTTGGAGAGAGAAGACACCTGGTCATACCTCCTCACCTGGGCtacggagagaggggagtgggtgagttacacacacacgcacacgcacacgcacactagCAGTTATTAACCCAATGTCTATGTGTATGTATTAGATGGTGAGGTGCCGGCCAGTGCTGTCCTGGTCTTCGACATCGAGATGATCGAGATGGAGGCGGGCCTTCCTGACGGGTACATGTTCATCTGGAACGAGGAGGTATCAGCTGACCTCTTCACTGAGATGGACGCAGACAAGGACCTACAGGTGTTGGCCTCAGAGGTACTCATCACGGCTAAATCCCGCCCTCAACGACACGCTAATAGACATACACATGACACCGTGGGTCCTTCTGTATCTCAACTGGACAGAGTATGGCTGTATCTCAGTAGTCTCAAAtggcctcctctccttcatctgttCTGATTGAAGACCACTGGACAGAGTATGGCTGTATCTCAGTAGTCTCAAAtggcctcctctccttcatctgttCTGATTGAAGACCACTGGACAGAGTATGGCTGTATCTCAGTAGTCTCAAAtggcctcctctccttcatctcttctGATTGAAGACCACTGGACAGAGTATGGCTGTATCTCAGTAGTCTCAAAtggcctcctctccttcatctgttCTGATTGAAGACCACTGGACAGAGTATGGCTGTATCTCAGTAGTCTCAAAtggcctcctctccttcatctgttCTGATTGAAGACCACTGGACAGAGTATGGCTGTATCTCAGTAGTCTCAAAtggcctcctctccttcatctcttctGATTGAAG
Above is a genomic segment from Oncorhynchus masou masou isolate Uvic2021 chromosome 12, UVic_Omas_1.1, whole genome shotgun sequence containing:
- the LOC135549549 gene encoding peptidyl-prolyl cis-trans isomerase FKBP9-like isoform X1, encoding MTMNQCVHGMIYLAVLVAFAACDAPPVPLDDIVIEKTFVPEQCGRAVKVGDYVRYHYNGMFPDGKKFDSSYDRGSTYNVYVGKKKLIEGMDRALVGMCVNERRLVTIPPQLAYGKEGYGDVIPSDATLNFDVLLLDVWNPDDGVQSEAYYTPESCSRKVEVSDYVRYHYNGTLLDGTLFDSSHTRLRTYDTYVGIGWLIAGMDQGLLGMCVGERRIITMPPSLGYGSNGDGSDIPGQASLVFDVVLLDLHNPKDGITITNQDIPQPCLRKSISGDFIRYHYNGSLLDGTFFDSSYSRNRTYDTYVGKGSLIGGMDEGLIGVCIGERRRITIPPHLGYGEEGTGTKIPGSAVLVFDIHIIDFHNPSDTVVITTNYKPEVCETLAKKGDFVKYHYNASLMDGSFIDSTYNYGKTYNIVLGANQVVPGMEEGLKEMCVGERRHLVIPPHLGYGERGVDGEVPASAVLVFDIEMIEMEAGLPDGYMFIWNEEVSADLFTEMDADKDLQVLASEFSDYILRQVNEGKGRLAPGFNANLIIENMFSNQDRNGDGKITEEEFKLKADETPHDEL
- the LOC135549549 gene encoding peptidyl-prolyl cis-trans isomerase FKBP9-like isoform X2, whose product is MTMNQCVHGMIYLAVLVAFAACDAPPVPLDDIVIEKTFVPEQCGRAVKVGDYVRYHYNGMFPDGKKFDSSYDRGSTYNVYVGKKKLIEGMDRALVGMCVNERRLVTIPPQLAYGKEGYGDVIPSDATLNFDVLLLDVWNPDDGVQSEAYYTPESCSRKVEVSDYVRYHYNGTLLDGTLFDSSHTRLRTYDTYVGIGWLIAGMDQGLLGMCVGERRIITMPPSLGYGSNGDGSDIPGQASLVFDVVLLDLHNPKDGITITNQDIPQPCLRKSISGDFIRYHYNGSLLDGTFFDSSYSRNRTYDTYVGKGSLIGGMDEGLIGVCIGERRRITIPPHLGYGEEGTGTKIPGSAVLVFDIHIIDFHNPSDTVVITTNYKPEVCETLAKKGDFVKYHYNASLMDGSFIDSTYNYGKTYNIVLGANQVVPGMEEGLKEMCVGERRHLVIPPHLGYGERGVVLRLYPASGERGERSPCPWV